One window from the genome of Alnus glutinosa chromosome 13, dhAlnGlut1.1, whole genome shotgun sequence encodes:
- the LOC133854244 gene encoding kinesin-like protein KIN-UA: MRMATSGGGNYRNGTYRSSLKVDKPLALNSNPKSSVKSKPLSSSGPRRNSTGSLSAATGAAKDDAGVPGRVRVAVRLRPRIAEESVADADFADCVELQPELKRLKLRKNNWDSDTYEFDEVLTEFASQKRVYEVVAKPVVESVLDGYNGTIMAYGQTGTGKTYTLGRLGEEDTAARGIMVRAMEDILADISLESDSVLVSYLQLYMETIQDLLDPPNDNISIVEDPKTGDVSLPGASLVEIRNQKSFLELLRLGEAHRFAANTKLNTESSRSHAILMVHVKRSVKGRQSALSSENGANSHKMLKPPIVRKGKLVVVDLAGSERIDKSGSEGHALEEAKSINLSLSALGKCINALAENSAHVPVRDSKLTRLLKDSFGGSARTSLVITIGPSPLHRGETASTIMFGQRAMKVENMLKLKEEFDYKSLSRRLDIQLDKLIAEHERQQKAFEDEIERISIEAQTRISEVERNYEEALEKERLKYQKDYMESIKKLEEQLVKNQQKHGNEKVPVKLKDDGSALTSNTESSKVSTVEEVTELKKVLQKESLLRKAAEEEVNSLKNQLAQCKRSEASGNSDILKLRNMLENEARQKEKLEGEIAILHGQLLQLSFEADETRIRLDRGGSEVPGGLDSLVSQVKLQQQESTNGEKASVAKLFEQVGLQKILSLLEAEDADVRIHAVKVVANLAAEETNQGKIVEAGGLTSLLMLLRSSEDETIHRVAAGAIANLAMNETNQELIMAQSGIGLLSMTAANAEDPQTLRMVAGAIANLCGNDKLQMKLRGEGGIKALLGMVRCRHPDVLAQVARGIANFAKCESRASTQGTKTGRSLLIEDGALPWIVQNANNEASPIRRHIELALCHLAQHEANAKDMISGGALWELVRISRDCSREDIRTLAHRTLTASPTFQAEMRRLRMDY, encoded by the exons ATGAGAATGGCCACTTCTGGTGGTGGGAATTATAGAAATGGGACTTACAGGAGCTCTCTGAAGGTCGACAAGCCTCTCGCTTTGAACTCAAACCCCAAGTCCTCTGTAAAGTCCAAGCCTTTATCGTCTTCCGGGCCTCGCCGAAACAGCACCGGCTCGCTCAGCGCTGCCACCGGAGCCGCCAAGGACGATGCTGGAG TTCCTGGAAGAGTTCGAGTAGCTGTGAGATTGCGACCACGTATTGCAGAGGAATCTGTGGCAGATGCTgattttgctgattgtgtagaatTACAGCCAGAG CTTAAAAGGTTGAAACTTCGGAAAAACAATTGGGATTCGGACACTTACGAGTTTGACGAAGTCCTCACTGAATTTGCATCCCAAAAACGTGTGTACGAAGTTGTGGCAAAGCCTGTTGTTGAG aGTGTTCTGGATGGTTACAATGGGACCATCATGGCATATGGGCAGACTGGTACTGGTAAAACATATACTCTTGGACGACTTGGAGAGGAAGACACGGCTGCTCGTGGAATAATGGTTCGTGCTATGGAGGATATTCTAGCAGATATTTCTTTGGAGAGTGATTCTGTCTTGGTCTCTTATCTGCAG CTTTATATGGAGACTATACAGGACCTTCTTGATCCTCCTAACGATAACATTTCTATCGTTGAAGACCCCAAAACTGGTGATGTTTCACTCCCTGGGGCTAGCCTAGTGGAAATCAGGAACCAAAAGAGTTTTCTTGAACTACTGCGATTAGGGGAAGCTCACCGCTTTGCTGCAAACACAAAATTGAATACAGAATCTTCTCGTAGTCATGCTATACTGATG GTACATGTAAAAAGGTCTGTCAAGGGAAGACAATCAGCTCTTTCAAGTGAAAATGGTGCCAACTCCCACAAAATGTTAAAGCCTCCCATTGTTCGGAAGGGCAAATTAGTTGTTGTTGATCTTGCTGGTTCAGAGCGTATTGATAAGTCAG GAAGTGAGGGACATGCACTAGAGGAAGCCAAATCTATCAATCTCTCCTTGAGTGCACTTGGGAAGTGCATTAATGCGCTAGCAGAGAATAGCGCACATGTTCCTGTTCGCGATTCAAAGCTTACAAGATTGCTGAAGGATTCATTTGGTG gCTCAGCGAGAACTTCACTGGTTATTACCATTGGTCCATCCCCCCTGCATCGGGGAGAGACAGCAAGTACTATAATGTTTGGACAGAGG GCTATGAAGGTGGAGAATATGTTGAAATTAAAGGAGGAGTTTGATTACAAAAGTTTATCTAGAAGGCTAGACATACAATTAGACAAACTTATTGCAGAACATGAGAGGCAGCAGAAAGCATTCGAGGATGAAATTGAAAGAATTAGTATAGAAGCACAAACACGGATTTCTGAGGTTGAAAGAAACTATGAAGAAGCATTAGAG AAGGAAAGATTAAAATATCAGAAAGACTATATGGAATCAATAAAGAAACTTGAAGAGCAGTTGGTGAAGAATCAGCAAAAGCATGGCAATGAAAAAGTTCCAGTTAAACTCAAGGATGATGGCTCTGCTTTGACATCTAATACAGAG AGTTCCAAGGTCTCTACTGTCGAGGAAGTTACTGAGCTGAAAAAAGTTCTTCAAAAAGAGAGTCTTTTAAGGAAGGCTGCCGAAGAGGAAGTTAATAGTCTGAAAAATCAACTAGCTCAATGTAAAAGGTCAGAG GCATCAGGCAATTCAGATATCTTAAAGCTTCGCAATATGCTGGAAAACGAGGCACGACAGAAAGAAAAACTTGAAGGAGAAATAGCAATACTACATGGTCAATTGTTGCAATTGAGTTTTGAAGCTGATGAG aCAAGAATAAGACTTGATAGGGGTGGGTCTGAAGTTCCTGGTGGCTTAGATTCTCTCGTCTCTCAAGTTAAACTTCAACAGCAAGAGTCAACGAATGGGGAAAAGGCCTCAGTAGCCAAACTCTTTGAACAAG TGGGATTGCAGAAGATCTTGTCATTGCTTGAAGCAGAAGATGCTGATGTGCGAATTCACGCTGTGAAAGTCGTTGCAAATCTGGCTGCTGAAG AAACGAATCAGGGTAAGATTGTTGAAGCTGGTGGTCTTACTTCCTTGTTGATGCTTCTTAGGAGTTCTGAAGATGAGACCATACATAGAGTTGCAGCAGGTGCAATCGCCAACCTTGCAATGAATG AAACCAACCAGGAGCTTATCATGGCTCAAAGCGGCATTGGTTTGTTGTCAATGACAGCAGCCAATGCTGAGGATCCTCAAACCCTTCGGATGGTTGCTGGAGCCATTGCAAATCTTTGTGGCAATG ATAAGTTACAGATGAAACTAAGGGGTGAAGGTGGTATCAAAGCATTGCTAGGAATGGTCAGATGCAGACATCCTGATGTTCTTGCACAAGTTGCTCGTGGAATAGCAAATTTTGCCAAATGCGAGTCAAGAGCATCTACGCAAG GAACTAAGACTGGAAGGTCTCTTCTGATTGAGGACGGTGCACTTCCATGGATTGTACAGAATGCTAACAATGAAGCCTCACCAATCAGGCGTCATATTGAGCTTGCACTCTGTCATCTAGCACAACATG AAGCAAATGCAAAAGACATGATCAGTGGAGGCGCATTGTGGGAGCTGGTTCGCATCTCCCGAGACTGTTCTCGGGAAGACATAAGGACTCTTGCACATCGAACACTAACGGCCAGTCCTACTTTCCAAGCGGAAATGAGGCGTCTGAGGATggattattga
- the LOC133854255 gene encoding zinc finger A20 and AN1 domain-containing stress-associated protein 1, producing MSSEQNEETSYQPSDPKLCVNNCGFFGNAATMNLCSKCHRDGCMKEEQAASAKVAMEKSFNPTTPTKPEINDQPAGVFAAGVGPSSSSASANLGDDREPQQPKAANRCRSCNKKVGLTGFICKCGMTFCGMHRYPEKHECTFDFKAIGRDAIAKANPVVKADKVERF from the coding sequence atgagttCTGAACAGAACGAGGAGACGAGCTACCAGCCATCGGACCCGAAGCTCTGCGTCAACAATTGTGGGTTCTTCGGAAACGCGGCGACCATGAACCTCTGCTCCAAGTGCCACAGAGACGGGTGCATGAAGGAGGAGCAAGCGGCGTCGGCGAAGGTTGCCATGGAGAAGTCTTTTAACCCTACAACACCGACAAAACCAGAGATTAATGATCAGCCGGCGGGGGTCTTCGCCGCCGGAGTCGGACCCTCTTCATCGTCAGCCTCGGCGAATCTTGGGGATGATCGGGAACCGCAGCAACCAAAGGCGGCGAACCGGTGCCGGAGCTGTAACAAGAAGGTGGGGCTGACCGGGTTCATCTGCAAGTGCGGGATGACCTTCTGTGGGATGCATCGGTACCCGGAGAAGCACGAGTGTACTTTTGATTTCAAGGCCATCGGTCGGGACGCCATTGCAAAGGCTAATCCGGTGGTGAAGGCAGATAAAGTGGAGAGGTTCTGA